In one window of Microbacterium dextranolyticum DNA:
- a CDS encoding NPCBM/NEW2 domain-containing protein: MTLPPPSSAEALDNGLAPTPPMGYNTWNQFYCNNGGGLTATALKKVADDIVNRGLKDVGYEYVVLDDCFQDGRDENGVMKVKADRFPDGIKPVADYIHSKGLKFGIYSVPGDKTCANLFNNPKYSPNIGSYGHERIDAETFASWGVDYLKYDWCYPDGSLGLQKVPAFSKMRDELARVDRDIVYAISEYGDSQPWTWGKDVANLWRTTGDIAANWNSVTSIINRQVDLYPHSGPGHWNDPDMLQFGNGSLTYTQNKSHLAMWSMLAAPLFLGTDISRLSNDLVGLLTNPEMVAIDQDALGKQARRISESNGLQVWTRPLANGDTAVALFNSTGADATISTSLSALGVDGVHVARDVWAKKNVFNTANSISATVPAYDTIVYRLAAGSDSSLPGIVGASGTGRVEAGGTATVDIDVVNLLSTPVTGGRIDLSAAGGLTPTASVTVPTVPAGGSVKVQVQVAAAANATAAIVSLPAQFSWNGGQSAASVTVRVTPTAPTADTHLSDLPWLATTNGWTGDPKRDRSQDGNALKVNGVTYTKGIGSNAVSTVDIWLGGRCSTLTGSLGVDDETRGGNGTKSPSIDGTIAGDGKALWRNDGIIRYQQKQDFVVDVSGVDTLRLTAGNGDGDNAYDHADWLNMAVKCAPAVTAPTAEASVTTRCVAGKSVLAVRLLNTDDAALAATVKSEYGTKTFSKVDVGASVTQVFSTRRGQIPAGTVSVDVTDPATGTKATVTADYAAATC; this comes from the coding sequence GTGACCCTTCCCCCGCCTTCGTCGGCTGAGGCGCTCGACAACGGGCTCGCCCCGACCCCGCCCATGGGGTACAACACCTGGAACCAGTTCTACTGCAACAACGGCGGCGGTCTGACCGCCACGGCGCTGAAGAAGGTCGCAGACGACATCGTCAACCGCGGTCTGAAGGACGTCGGCTACGAGTACGTCGTCCTCGACGACTGCTTCCAGGACGGCCGTGACGAGAACGGCGTCATGAAGGTCAAGGCCGACCGCTTCCCGGACGGCATCAAGCCGGTCGCCGACTACATCCACTCCAAGGGGCTGAAGTTCGGCATCTACAGTGTGCCCGGTGACAAGACCTGCGCGAACCTCTTCAACAACCCGAAGTACTCCCCCAACATCGGCTCCTACGGCCATGAGCGCATCGACGCCGAGACCTTCGCGTCGTGGGGCGTCGACTACCTGAAGTACGACTGGTGCTACCCCGACGGCTCGCTGGGGCTGCAGAAGGTTCCCGCTTTCTCGAAGATGCGCGACGAGCTCGCCCGCGTCGACCGCGACATCGTGTATGCGATCTCCGAGTACGGCGACAGCCAGCCCTGGACGTGGGGCAAGGACGTTGCCAACCTGTGGCGCACCACCGGTGACATCGCCGCCAACTGGAACTCCGTCACCAGCATCATCAACCGTCAGGTCGACCTGTACCCGCACTCGGGTCCCGGTCACTGGAACGACCCCGACATGCTGCAGTTCGGCAATGGATCGCTGACCTACACGCAGAACAAGAGCCACCTGGCGATGTGGTCGATGCTTGCCGCCCCGCTATTCCTCGGCACCGACATCTCGCGGCTGAGCAACGACCTCGTGGGTCTGCTCACCAACCCCGAGATGGTGGCGATCGACCAGGACGCGCTCGGAAAGCAGGCGCGCCGGATCAGCGAGAGCAACGGTCTGCAGGTCTGGACCCGCCCGCTCGCCAACGGTGACACCGCCGTGGCGCTGTTCAACTCCACGGGCGCCGACGCCACCATCTCGACCTCGCTGAGCGCGCTCGGCGTGGACGGCGTGCACGTCGCCCGCGATGTCTGGGCGAAGAAGAACGTGTTCAACACGGCCAACTCCATCTCGGCGACGGTTCCTGCGTACGACACGATCGTCTACCGCCTCGCGGCGGGCTCCGACTCGTCGCTTCCCGGCATCGTGGGCGCGTCGGGCACGGGTCGCGTCGAGGCCGGTGGCACCGCGACGGTCGACATCGACGTCGTGAACCTGCTGAGCACGCCGGTCACCGGTGGCCGCATCGACCTGTCGGCTGCGGGCGGTCTCACGCCGACGGCATCCGTCACGGTTCCCACCGTTCCCGCGGGCGGCTCGGTGAAGGTCCAGGTGCAGGTTGCGGCTGCGGCCAACGCCACCGCTGCGATCGTCTCGCTGCCGGCCCAGTTCTCCTGGAACGGCGGTCAGTCGGCGGCATCCGTCACGGTGCGCGTCACGCCCACCGCGCCGACCGCCGACACGCACCTGAGCGACCTGCCCTGGCTGGCGACCACCAACGGGTGGACCGGTGACCCCAAGCGCGATCGCAGCCAGGACGGCAACGCCCTGAAGGTCAACGGGGTCACGTACACGAAGGGCATCGGCAGCAACGCCGTGTCGACCGTGGACATCTGGCTCGGGGGCCGCTGCTCGACCCTGACCGGGTCGCTGGGTGTGGACGACGAGACCCGTGGCGGCAACGGCACGAAGTCGCCGTCCATCGACGGCACGATCGCGGGCGACGGCAAGGCGCTGTGGCGCAACGACGGGATCATCCGCTACCAGCAGAAGCAGGACTTCGTCGTCGACGTGAGCGGCGTGGACACCCTGCGTCTCACGGCCGGAAACGGTGACGGCGACAACGCCTACGACCACGCGGATTGGCTGAACATGGCCGTGAAGTGTGCTCCTGCGGTGACGGCGCCCACGGCCGAGGCCAGCGTCACGACGCGTTGCGTCGCCGGCAAGTCGGTGCTCGCCGTGCGCCTGCTCAACACCGACGACGCCGCACTTGCGGCGACCGTGAAGAGCGAGTACGGCACCAAGACCTTCTCGAAGGTCGACGTCGGTGCCTCGGTCACGCAGGTGTTCTCGACGCGCCGGGGCCAGATCCCGGCCGGAACGGTGAGCGTCGATGTGACGGATCCGGCGACGGGCACGAAGGCGACGGTGACGGCCGACTACGCGGCCGCCACCTGCTGA